In Equus quagga isolate Etosha38 chromosome 14, UCLA_HA_Equagga_1.0, whole genome shotgun sequence, one DNA window encodes the following:
- the ZFR2 gene encoding zinc finger RNA-binding protein 2 isoform X2 yields MAASHYLGFAPGAGPPYSALLPSASPLPAAGATSATQPAPGMGPTATPTLPEAAQPPRPVVPAGCSGYQPHSGQDSCYISRPQEPTPAPTTTPSFQHSCGQGPLAAARSYENEQCLPPAAGQPQLPASAPLCQPGPSYLGYDAAAYSGAGPQYPPPLPPQMQHPPPPPQQPPPLPKPVDLCPWGGSGSGLGASPGGSFARKLLAPTKQLTPRGGPRQPPLHYCDICRISCAGPQTYREHLEGQKHRKKEAAQKLGVQPGGSPCAVQAQLHCHLCAVSCTGPEAYAAHIRGARHKKVFKLHTKLGKPIPTIEPVPGNSSSAPATHTSEPAPVTTESPPAAPAKPAAPAGPSVRAPSRPELAKRPGASRATRVGPPKPQAAGSRPPDGKPTHPKSERAREPPTSGGSADASGSSCDGQPVGPGYVEEVCDDEGKVTRFRCRLCECSFNDANARDLHLRGRRHRLQYKKKVNPNLPLALEPSSRVRRLLEERARRQKQLTRRRLEGLRRWHAEMRRQELCRRRLEEEPQAQDEHPGPSLPKQHPPFRSRPGAPPDTPLPAQRQESSDDRHVLCKHAAIYPTEEELLAVQKAVSHSERALKLVSDTLAEEGSGSPEQEGSGRSGIDPSPRILKGVVRVGLLASGLLLRGDRHVQLALLCSRKPTHALLRRVAAQLPQQLLMVTEDKYEVSSDPEDNIIISSCEEPRMRVTVSITSPLMREDPSTDQGVEAPQPDLGDDPGDVLSLEKCLQSLAALRHAKWFQARASGLQQCVIVIRVFRDLCQRVPTWGALPDWAVELLVEKALSSAVGPLSPGDAVRRVLECVASGTLLTDGPGLQDPCERGQTDALGAMTAQEREDLTASAQVGTCSARPRGPQPSPSLQLWRPRRRSGVALPSLPRLQRWEACGAMGGQPRAEAASRMRHRRGASGAGTVAHPLTALWSLNSQPWPPAPPGQPQAPQPSPQLWFPFCSQVYL; encoded by the exons CGCCCTGCTTCCCTcggcttctcccctccctgctgctgGAGCCACCTCCGCCACGCAGCCCGCTCCTGGGATGGGCCCCACCGCGACCCCGACGCTTCCCGAGGCCGCCCAGCCGCCCCGGCCCGTCGTCCCAGCGGGGTGCAGTGGGTACCAGCCCCACTCTGGCCAGGACTCCTGTTACATCAGCCGGCCCCAGGAGCCCACCCCCGCGCCCACCaccactccctccttccag CACAGCTGCGGCCAAGGACCATTGGCAGCCGCCAGAAGCTACGAGAATGAGCAGTGTCTCCCGCCGGCCGCcggccagccccagctccctgcctcagCCCCGCTCTGCCAGCCAG GGCCAAGCTACCTGGGCTATGACGCGGCAGCCTACTCAGGAGCTGGTCCTCAGTATCCTCCACCGCTACCCCCACAGATGCAGCACCCCCCACCGCCGCCCCAGCAGCCGCCCCCACTCCCAAAGCCCGTGGACTTGTGCCCGTGGGGTGGCTCAGGAAGCGGGCTGGGTGCCAGTCCTGGCGGCAGCTTTGCCAGGAAGCTACTGGCTCCCACCAAGCAGCTGACGCCCAGGGGTGGACCCCGGCAGCCCCCACTTCACTACTGTGACATCTGCAGGATCAGCTGTGCTGGCCCCCAG ACCTACCGCGAGCACCTGGAGGGGCAGAAGCACAGGAAGAAGGAGGCGGCTCAGAAGCTGGGCGTCCAGCCCGGCGGCAGCCCATGCGCGGTGCAGGCCCAGCTGCACTGCCACCTGTGTGCCGTGTCCTGCACCGGGCCCGAGGCCTACGCCGCCCACATCCGGGGCGCCAGGCACAAGAAG GTCTTCAAGCTGCACACCAAACTGGGGAAGCCCATCCCCACCATAGAACCGGTGCCAGGGAACTCCAGCTCGGCCCCCGCCACCCACACCAGCGAGCCGGCCCCCGTCACCACAGAGAGCCCCCCTGCGGCCCCGGCCAAGCCTGCGGCCCCCGCCGGCCCCAGCGTGCGCGCCCCGAGCAGGCCAGAGCTGGCTAAGAGACCGGGGGCCTCCAGGGCCACCCGAGTGG GGCCTCCCAAGCcccaggcagcaggcagcagaCCCCCCGACGGGAAACCAACACACCCCAAATCAGAGAGGGCCAGAGAGCCGCCCACCTCAGGAGGCTCCGCGGATGCTTCTGGAAGCTCCTGCGATGGGCAGCCAGTGGGCCCAGGCTACGTGGAAGAG GTGTGCGACGACGAGGGCAAGGTGACCCGCTTCCGCTGCCGGCTGTGCGAGTGCAGCTTCAACGACGCCAACGCCAGGGACCTGCACCTGCGGGGACGGCGGCACCGGCTGCAGTACAAG AAAAAAGTGAACCCCAATCTTCCGCTCGCACTTGAGCCCAGCAGCAGAGTACGGAGGCTGCTGGAGGAGCGGGCGAGGAGGCAGAAGCAGCTGACCCGGAGGCGGCTGGAGGGGCTGCGGCGCTGGCACGCGGAGATGAG GCGTCAGGAACTGTGCAGGAGGCGGCTGGAGGAGGAGCCGCAGGCCCAGGACGAGCACCCAGGACCCTCACTGCCCAAGCAGCACCCTCCCTTCAGGAGCAGGCCAGGGGCACCCCCTGACACGCCTCTG CCCGCGCAACGGCAGGAGTCCAGCGACGACCGGCACGTCCTGTGCAAGCACGCTGCCATCTACCCCACGGAGGAGGAGCTCCTGGCTGTCCAGAAGGCCGTCTCCCACTCGGAGCGCGCCCTCAAGCTGGTGTCCGACACGCTGGCTGAGGAGGGTTCTGGAAGCCCAGAGCAAGAGGGCAGTGGGCGCAG TGGCATCGACCCGTCGCCTCGGATCCTGAAAGGCGTGGTGCGGGTCGGCCTCCTGGCCAGCGGCCTCCTGCTTCGGGGAGACAGGCACGTGCAGCTGGCCCTGCTCTGCTCCCGGAAGCCCACGCACGCCCTGCTGCGGAGGGTCGCGGCACAGCTGCCCCAGCAGCTCTTG ATGGTGACGGAGGACAAGTACGAGGTCTCCTCTGACCCTGAAGACAACATTATCATCTCCTCCTGCGAGGAGCCCAGGATGCGGGTCACTGTGTCCATCACCTCGCCCCTCATGCGGGAGGACCCCTCCACGGACCAAG GAGTGGAGGCACCTCAGCCCGACCTGGGAGATGACCCGGGAGACGTTCTGAGCCTGGAGAAGTGCCTCCAGTCACTGGCCGCCCTCCGCCATGCCAAGTGGTTCCAG GCGCGAGCCAGTGGCCTGCAGCAGTGTGTGATCGTCATCAGGGTCTTTCGGGACCTCTGCCAGCGCGTGCCCACCTGGGGGGCCCTGCCAGACTGG GCCGTGGAGCTGCTGGTGGAGAAGGCTCTGAGCAGCGCTGTGGGGCCCCTGAGCCCAGGGGACGCCGTGAGACGGGTCCTGGAGTGCGTGGCCTCGGGGACGCTCCTGACAG ACGGGCCCGGGCTCCAGGATCCCTGTGAGAGAGGCCAGACGGACGCCCTCGGGGCCATGACCGCCCAGGAGCGCGAGGACCTCACGGCCAGCGCCCAGGTAGGGACCTGCTCAGCCAGGCCGCgcggcccccagcccagccccagttTGCAGCTTTGGCGTCCCAGGAGACGGTCTGGGGTcgccctgccctctctccctcgcCTGCAGAGATGGGAGGCCTGTGGTGCGATGGGTGGGCAGCCCAGAGCAGAAGCCGCTAGCAGAATGCGGCACAGACGTGGGGCCTCTGGGGCTGGGACCGTGGCTCACCCCCTGACCGCCCTGTGGTCTCTGAACTCCCAGCCGTGGCCTCCAGCGCCGCCTGGCCAGCCTCAGGCACCGCAGCCGAGCCCCCAGCTGTGGTTTCCCTTTTGTTCGCAAGTTTATTTATAA